The Aggregicoccus sp. 17bor-14 genome includes a region encoding these proteins:
- a CDS encoding Fic family protein has protein sequence MKERYQEIDEKNDSLREYLDIYKSKSKEFLERFEMSWIYHDAALEGVVYTPQELQVALHPQRGAAEASMVPVVLEIRNHKAVCDYIREEATGGKKQAQITLTTIKRMHDLFAGNTPEAQAARAAAERRERTEKELAKEREKGGYRKDMPLHRTYFHDIAQPAKIPALLEKLVDYTASAEFREFHPLKQAATVQHQFLQIFPFTEHSGKVARMCSNLILLRHGYMPAVIHSIDRQKYYESFRAPVGAFRTLLMDAIENSLDNGLKYFRDLNRRYKAIN, from the coding sequence GTGAAGGAACGCTACCAAGAGATCGACGAGAAGAACGACTCCCTTCGCGAGTACCTCGACATCTACAAGTCGAAGTCGAAGGAGTTCCTCGAGCGCTTCGAGATGTCGTGGATCTACCACGACGCGGCGCTGGAGGGCGTCGTCTACACGCCGCAGGAGCTGCAGGTGGCGCTGCACCCGCAGCGCGGCGCGGCGGAAGCGTCCATGGTCCCGGTGGTGCTGGAGATCCGCAACCACAAGGCCGTCTGCGACTACATCCGCGAGGAGGCCACGGGCGGCAAGAAGCAGGCGCAGATCACGCTGACCACGATCAAGCGCATGCACGACCTGTTCGCGGGCAACACGCCCGAGGCACAGGCGGCGCGTGCGGCGGCGGAGCGGCGCGAGCGCACCGAGAAGGAGCTGGCGAAGGAGCGCGAGAAGGGCGGCTACCGCAAGGACATGCCCCTGCACCGCACCTACTTCCACGACATCGCGCAGCCGGCGAAGATCCCCGCCCTGCTCGAGAAGCTGGTGGACTACACCGCGAGCGCGGAGTTCCGCGAGTTCCACCCGCTGAAGCAGGCGGCCACGGTGCAGCACCAGTTCCTGCAGATCTTCCCCTTCACCGAGCACAGCGGGAAGGTCGCGCGCATGTGCTCGAACCTCATCCTGCTGCGCCACGGGTACATGCCGGCGGTCATCCACTCCATCGACCGGCAGAAGTACTACGAGAGCTTCCGCGCGCCCGTGGGCGCCTTCCGCACGCTGCTGATGGACGCGATCGAGAACTCGCTCGACAACGGGCTCAAGTACTTCCGCGACCTCAACCGCCGCTACAAGGCGATCAACTAG
- a CDS encoding AAA family ATPase, producing MSPTSPDIITLRSVEEAAQRLEQVGYLPSPEIATAAFLADRMDKPILVEGPAGVGKTELAKALAQGLGRELIRLQCYEGLDEAKALYEWEYAKQLLYTQLLKDKIGEMVQGTGSLSEAADRLAGSDAVFFSERFLLPRPILRALLSERPALLLVDEIDKADPEFEAFLLEVLSDNAVTLPELGTFKARHVPRVLLTSNNARELSDALKRRCLHLHIDFPDRERELRIVRSRLPHVAQALAEQVVEAVAAIRALELKKAPSISETLDWAQSLALLNADVLSADLVAATLNVVLKHEGDIEKARGSLSQIAQG from the coding sequence GTGAGCCCTACCAGCCCCGACATCATCACCCTTCGCAGCGTGGAGGAGGCCGCCCAGCGGCTCGAGCAGGTCGGCTACCTGCCCTCACCGGAGATCGCCACCGCCGCCTTCCTCGCGGACCGGATGGACAAGCCCATCCTGGTGGAGGGGCCGGCCGGGGTGGGCAAGACGGAGCTCGCGAAGGCGCTGGCGCAGGGGCTGGGCCGCGAGCTCATCCGGCTGCAGTGCTACGAGGGCCTCGACGAGGCCAAGGCGCTCTACGAGTGGGAGTACGCGAAGCAGCTGCTGTACACCCAGCTGCTCAAGGACAAGATCGGCGAGATGGTGCAGGGCACCGGCTCGCTCTCGGAGGCGGCGGACCGGCTCGCCGGCAGCGACGCGGTGTTCTTCTCCGAGCGCTTCCTGCTGCCCCGCCCCATCCTGCGCGCCCTGCTCTCCGAGCGCCCCGCGCTCCTGCTGGTGGACGAGATCGACAAGGCGGACCCCGAGTTCGAGGCCTTCCTCCTCGAGGTGCTCTCGGACAACGCCGTCACCCTGCCGGAGCTGGGGACCTTCAAGGCGCGCCACGTGCCGCGGGTGCTGCTCACCTCGAACAACGCGCGCGAGCTCTCGGACGCCCTCAAGCGCCGCTGCCTGCACCTGCACATCGACTTCCCGGACCGCGAGCGCGAGCTGCGCATCGTGCGCTCGCGCCTGCCCCACGTGGCGCAGGCGCTCGCCGAGCAGGTGGTGGAGGCGGTGGCGGCCATCCGCGCACTGGAGCTGAAGAAGGCCCCCTCCATCAGCGAGACCCTGGACTGGGCGCAGAGCCTCGCGCTGCTCAACGCGGACGTGCTGAGCGCGGACCTCGTCGCCGCCACGCTCAACGTGGTGCTCAAGCACGAGGGCGACATCGAGAAGGCGCGCGGCAGTCTGTCTCAGATCGCGCAGGGCTGA
- a CDS encoding branched-chain amino acid transaminase has protein sequence MSSSTSSQGVRADQIWLDGKLMKWDEGHVHVMTHALHYGLGVFEGIRAYRTQDGRLAIFRLKEHIRRLFDSAHICMLKMPFTEAQLEEACLELLRKQKDLFANGAYLRPIAFMGDGAMGLGAVNPTRVAVTAWDWGAYLGDKGIREGIRAKISSFTRLHVNVNMVRGKITGQYVNSIMAKREAVLAGYDEAILLDANGFVAEASGENIFQVNKKGVIKTPPLSCPILDGITRDSVIRILQDAGHTVQEVTFTRDALYVTNEIFFTGTAAEITPVREIDNRQVGTGKPGPITQLVQETYFRAVRGQEPRYAEWLTYV, from the coding sequence ATGTCCTCCTCGACCTCCTCGCAGGGCGTGCGCGCCGACCAGATCTGGCTCGATGGCAAGCTGATGAAGTGGGACGAGGGGCACGTGCACGTGATGACGCACGCGCTCCACTACGGCCTGGGCGTGTTCGAGGGGATCCGCGCCTACCGGACGCAGGACGGGCGGCTCGCGATCTTCCGGCTGAAGGAGCACATCCGCCGGCTCTTCGACTCGGCGCACATCTGCATGCTGAAGATGCCCTTCACCGAGGCGCAGCTGGAGGAGGCCTGCCTCGAGCTGCTGCGCAAGCAGAAGGACCTCTTCGCCAACGGCGCCTACCTGCGCCCCATCGCCTTCATGGGGGACGGGGCCATGGGCCTGGGCGCGGTGAACCCCACCCGCGTGGCGGTGACGGCGTGGGACTGGGGCGCGTACCTGGGCGACAAGGGCATCCGCGAGGGCATCCGCGCGAAGATCAGCTCCTTCACCCGCCTGCACGTGAACGTGAACATGGTGCGCGGGAAGATCACCGGCCAGTACGTGAACTCCATCATGGCCAAGCGCGAGGCGGTGCTCGCCGGCTACGACGAGGCCATCCTCCTGGACGCGAACGGCTTCGTGGCCGAGGCCTCGGGCGAGAACATCTTCCAGGTGAACAAGAAGGGCGTGATCAAGACCCCGCCCCTCTCCTGCCCCATCCTGGACGGCATCACCCGCGACTCGGTCATCCGCATCCTCCAGGACGCGGGCCACACCGTGCAGGAGGTGACCTTCACCCGCGACGCGCTCTACGTGACGAACGAGATCTTCTTCACCGGCACGGCCGCGGAGATCACCCCGGTGCGCGAGATCGACAACCGGCAGGTGGGCACGGGCAAGCCGGGGCCCATCACGCAGCTCGTCCAGGAGACGTACTTCCGGGCGGTGCGCGGGCAGGAACCCCGGTACGCCGAGTGGCTGACCTACGTCTAG
- a CDS encoding deoxyribonuclease IV: MILGAHESIAGGVSQAFARAEAHGAKSLQIFTKNARGWSAPPLADAEAAAFRREAARTGLPSVAHGSYLVNLATEDAGHRERSLACVTEELTRCERLGVSLLVLHPGGHPDEKRGLRLIAEGIDEVHARTPGFRARLCLEVTAGQGNCLGWRFEHLAEILNQVKAESRVSLCLDTCHLYAAGYDLATERGYAQVMDACDRLVGLERVACFHLNDCKKGLGCRVDRHEEIGRGALGLTAFRCLVNDPRFRDTVGVLETPVPERYSDALQLLHSLVQT, from the coding sequence GTGATCCTCGGAGCCCACGAGTCCATCGCCGGCGGCGTGAGCCAGGCCTTTGCCCGCGCCGAGGCCCACGGCGCGAAGAGCCTGCAGATCTTCACCAAGAACGCGCGCGGCTGGAGCGCCCCGCCCCTCGCGGACGCGGAGGCCGCGGCCTTCCGGCGCGAGGCCGCGCGCACGGGGCTCCCCTCCGTCGCCCACGGCAGCTACCTGGTGAACCTCGCCACCGAGGACGCCGGCCACCGCGAGCGCTCCCTCGCGTGCGTCACCGAGGAGCTCACCCGCTGCGAGCGCCTGGGGGTGAGCCTGCTCGTGCTGCACCCGGGCGGCCACCCGGACGAGAAGCGCGGGCTGAGGCTCATCGCCGAGGGGATCGACGAGGTCCACGCCCGCACGCCCGGCTTTCGCGCCCGCCTCTGCCTCGAGGTGACGGCCGGCCAGGGGAATTGCCTGGGCTGGCGCTTCGAGCACCTCGCGGAGATCTTGAATCAGGTGAAGGCCGAGTCCCGCGTCTCTCTGTGCCTGGACACCTGCCACCTCTACGCGGCCGGCTACGATCTGGCCACCGAGCGCGGCTATGCGCAGGTGATGGACGCGTGCGACCGGCTGGTGGGGCTCGAGCGCGTCGCCTGCTTCCACCTGAACGACTGCAAGAAGGGCCTCGGCTGCCGCGTGGACCGCCACGAGGAGATCGGCCGGGGAGCACTCGGGCTGACGGCCTTTCGCTGCCTCGTCAACGATCCCCGCTTCCGGGACACCGTCGGGGTCCTGGAAACGCCGGTTCCGGAGCGTTATTCAGACGCTCTTCAGCTTCTCCACTCGCTGGTCCAGACGTAA
- a CDS encoding bifunctional oligoribonuclease/PAP phosphatase NrnA, which yields MPVSPTAPGRKPPAPVPAPLPEDGSEPPPRLAHLPARDKLERLLRVAKGHKRALIVTHDNPDPDSIAAAVALGHVLESCAGVEAEVGYGGIIGRAENIAFVKVLRLPVTHISQLNFDDYDLFGLVDTQPPVGNHSLPSRIRTDIVVDHHPLRDESLLCPFADVGGDFGATSTMLVEYLRAARQEPSVEVATALFYGIKADTRDLGRETTQTDVDSYLWLFPRCDKQLLGQIEHPVLPARYFQLYHTAFERAKVHGTAIVTNLEEVYSPDMVAEVAERMMFLEGMKWSLAYGTFRNQLFVSLRVKDRRMNAGRLIREICDNKGGSSGGHGSMAGARLPLSGNAAKRKAFKRELVAQFLEAFGVSEERPVALLSAQDT from the coding sequence ATGCCTGTCTCCCCCACAGCCCCCGGCCGTAAGCCTCCGGCCCCCGTCCCCGCGCCGCTCCCGGAGGACGGATCGGAGCCCCCGCCGAGGCTCGCGCACCTGCCGGCGCGCGACAAGCTCGAGCGCCTGCTGCGGGTGGCCAAGGGTCACAAGCGCGCGCTCATCGTCACCCACGACAACCCGGACCCGGACTCCATCGCGGCCGCGGTGGCGCTGGGCCACGTGCTGGAGAGCTGCGCGGGCGTGGAGGCGGAGGTCGGCTACGGGGGCATCATCGGGCGCGCGGAGAACATCGCCTTCGTGAAGGTGCTGCGCCTGCCCGTCACGCACATCAGCCAGCTGAACTTCGACGACTACGATCTCTTCGGCCTCGTGGACACGCAGCCGCCCGTGGGCAACCACTCGCTGCCCTCGCGAATCCGCACGGACATCGTCGTGGACCACCACCCCTTGCGCGACGAGAGCCTGCTCTGCCCCTTCGCGGACGTGGGCGGCGACTTCGGCGCCACCTCGACCATGCTGGTGGAGTACCTGCGCGCGGCGCGGCAGGAGCCCTCGGTGGAGGTGGCCACCGCGCTCTTCTACGGCATCAAGGCGGACACCCGGGACCTGGGCCGCGAGACGACCCAGACGGACGTGGACAGCTACCTGTGGCTGTTCCCGCGCTGCGACAAGCAGCTGCTGGGGCAGATCGAGCACCCGGTGCTCCCCGCGCGCTACTTCCAGCTCTACCACACGGCCTTCGAGCGGGCGAAGGTGCACGGCACCGCGATCGTGACGAACCTCGAGGAGGTCTACTCGCCGGACATGGTCGCCGAGGTCGCCGAGCGGATGATGTTCCTCGAGGGGATGAAGTGGAGCCTCGCGTACGGGACCTTCCGCAACCAGCTCTTCGTCTCCCTGCGCGTGAAGGACCGCCGCATGAACGCGGGCCGCCTCATCCGCGAGATCTGCGACAACAAGGGCGGCTCCTCGGGCGGCCACGGGAGCATGGCGGGTGCGCGCCTGCCGCTCTCGGGCAACGCCGCGAAGCGCAAGGCCTTCAAGCGCGAGCTCGTGGCGCAGTTCCTCGAGGCCTTCGGCGTCTCCGAGGAGCGCCCGGTGGCCCTGCTGTCCGCGCAGGACACGTGA